ACCTTTTGTGGTAACCTTTGTCCCACATTTTTGTGTGTCTTCTTTGACTAAGAAGTGGGGCGTTTATTGCTTGTAATGCTTATAGTAGTGGAGTCCCTACAGACTCTAAATTTAGCAAGAATGAATTATTTTAATTCTTCAATGGTGTGTAGTGGGTCAGTTTTCTTTTTTGGGGTATTTTTGTGGTGTTTTTAAATAAAGGTTGTGCAAGGCATTGGGAGGGGGAGGAAGACAACAATATTGTGAGTTTTTGTTTTGGTTGGTTTTGGGCAACGTTTTTTGAAACAAGGAGAACTTCAAATTTTAGGAAGAAGGTTAGAGAGCTAGGTGTAGTTTTGGTGTGGAAAATTAATTATTGGTTTGTGGTATGTGAGATTTTGGAGAGAAACCATTAGGAACACTTTCAAGAAGTCATTGTTGTTGTTaataaattttgttgcaggtcTATGTGCATACCCATATCAAATTGGGATAATGAAATGTGAAGCCAATAGGCTCAAGTTTATGTAATGAAAAGTTGATTAAAATTTTAATAGAAAATGTCAAGTTTTTGTTTGCTCAAATTTGGTGTTTGTTTCTTAATATCTGTTGTTTCAAATCAGATTTGCATAGTTCTAGAAGTGTGTTTCAGGTGGTTGTTGAGTGAGTTTGTTACCACCTGAAACACCCAAGTTTTGTTTGCTAAAATTTGATCACATGATTCAAACATTTATGTATTTTAGTCAACTCACAATGACTATGtaaaaagggggaacatgaggctaatttttaatttaaattttgaataatGTAGGATCATTACTACAAATCGATCTACAACCATGAATTTGAATTTAGATAATAGATGGATAAATTGAAGATCAATTTTGAACTTCAAAAACACATTTGGATACACCATTGTACATATTAATCATTTCATTAGtaacaaacaaaataataatatatctaaaacaatagaaaaatacacaaaaaaatcatCATTACAGTTGCGAACTCTAAttttacaaattttaaaaaattatacaaaattttagttttttttttttcttatacatTTAATATTATAGATTAGTTAAAATCCTTAAAATGGTAGCGAATAAATTAAATACCCATAAAAAAGATTAGAAGTATTGCTTTCGTGAGTTTTGTGCTCCCTAAGCAACAATAGGTTTAATATATttgaatatattatatattatgtatcaATGTCTATAATGTATTGTAAATTttattattgtaatatatttattataatttgaTATTTAGTAacattaaaatttgataaatattattttttcttttgttaGTCATTGTGACTTTTAATTGTTAAATTGTatggtatttaaaaataaaaataactccAAAAATAACGGACTGTTGAAATGTACACAGAAAAGTAATTTTAAGAATGAACTTCTTGTTTTGGCAAACGATTTTTGTCTTGTCTCTTCCTTAAAGAAGGACTTTTAGGTCGAAGATCTTCAATGGCAGATGTAGTGCCTGTAAGATGAGGACCATCGCCTCTTTCCCACACTTTTCCTTCCAAATTCACAAAATTCCTCACATATGACTGCAAATCAATCACAAACacaaattttttaggatttttgtgcATTACATATCAGCTGTAAATACATTTTGAATGGTCAAAACAATAGTTCTGTAAGATTATCTTTCATTAAGTGTTAGACAAAAATTTAACAGGTACCTCTAAGTTAAAATTTGAAGATGATAGAGCGTTCCCGATTGTCAACCAGCCATGCCGAAGGTTATGATCAGCACCAAAAATCTCAATCCGTCTCCGGCCTTGGACAAGGTGTTCAATTATGTTGTAGACATAATCTGGCTTTTGCGTTGAGCCTGCACAGAAATTCaccaaaacaaaagaaaatcagtCCTGTGagattttgatgaatctgatactGAGAAAAAAAACTGTTGTTTTGTGGAAGAGCAGAAACCATATGGAGGCTCTTCGCTTATTACAATGTCGACGTCAATATTGGGATGCATGAGATGATCCTGCATGTCTGCAGATATCATACCCTTCAAACCCACCAGACAATGTTCCTGCAAAATCAAAAACTTGCAACAATGGTCATGCCCACAcagaaaaatgtttcaaatgatataATTGTTTTTAGCAAATCAATGGTTATAATCACCTTGGTACGTTTGAATATAGAATTTGAGTCCCGATTGACGAAGTCTGACATGCTTCTGCTTTCGTGATTTGTCTTCAGCCAGCAGATATCGTCGTTTCTCTTAAAACCCCACTGAAATTTTGAATAAAGCACAGTTCTTGACTTTAGTTTTTCTTCCATTAAAATGAAAAAGATTGCATGAATGTGGTCATATGAGAATGAGTTCAGTTTGGAGAGTTTGTTTTGTTATATGATATATTGTTTTCAGGTGAGAATTAAAAATAGAAGAGTAGTCATTTTATTGAAATCGTGTCAGATATGATCTTGATCTCATCTTTTATATCTATGAATTTGAATTATGATGGATAGTGTAATCAAAAAGCATATCATCAATTGAACAATTTCTTGATTTTAATTTTATTCTGATTATAATCTCTCCTTCACATCATATATAAACTAGCATAAGTCATACATAAACTAACATAGATATAttaaatacatctatttaaaaGATGCTAACAGATATACTTTCTGATACTTTTATATTGAAATTGTTATTGAGAATAGATAGAAACTTTCTGATATCTCTCAAGAGACTTATAATGAAATCATACATCTTTTATATGATACTTTCACAAACTTAAATTTTGATAACTGATATAATCAAGAAACATAATATCCCACACAGAAATTGAACAACCATTAATTTGTACTCCAAACCATACACGTAAATCATAAAAAGCCTACCTTTTTAAAACACAGACGTCCCTCTTTAAGGCCTTCGTTAGAGCCAACCCAAAGGAAAATGAAGCACGGATTATCTGCAATTGCCTGCGAGAAAAGGATCTAATTCAATACAATCCCGTTAGCAGTGAAAAAAAAAAGTGAGTATTACTATGAATTAAAACTTCAGGTACTACCTCTATTTCAAGGCTCCTAATGTCTTCCATGTCCAGAAGTCAGTGGCATCCAAGACACCAGGAGCCCTGCGAACATAGTCTTCCATGGGTGGGTCGATTAAAATTGCATCAAAAGCTGTCCCAAAAAGTTCCTTGGAAAGTCTTGTCTCTCGCAGATCGCATTTCAAGTAAACCGGATTGAAAGACCGTTTCAAAATCTGTTGGTCTTTCAGCTTCATGAGTTCCTTCAGATGCGGATACTTGTCAGGAACAACAGACATGTCAGGATATCTGATAAAATTTTGGGGGCGGATTCCAGTGTCCACATAATGCTGAGCATAATCGTTTTGGGAGGCCCTTGTGGGAGGAAGTTCTCTACTAAAAACACTCTTAGGACCATGAAAATCCATTAAAGGGCCTTGAAATTCACAGGGCATTTGTTGTTGAGGGAAGCTGAAAATTCCAGGAAAACCAGGAGGCGGAGCGCCATAGTTCATATAATGGGTGCCTGTAATTGCCATTGTTGTGGGTGGTGGGTGGAATAAGTGTTGTGAGGATTCCCATTGAGATTCCTCTGCCTTTTCCATCTGTAAATATCTTCATACTCATTTTGGttggaggatgaagatgatgaacgGTTGATAGAAGCGTCTCCTACCCTTCTGCCGTGTTTCCCCATTTCTATACAACAGTCTAGGGCAAAATAGTATTGGTCACTGTGAAGTTGATGGTGTGGGATTTCCTTTATGAGATGATAAAACTGATAAAAACGATGAGAGAGCGTTCATAGCTGTAGATATATATAATGAAAAATATAGGGCATAGAGGATACCCCATAGGCCGACCCGCTTAGAATGAAAAGAAGCGTCTCATCCTAAcggctgtagctattctggctccaaaacggcatgcTTCCATATGATGtcgaaggcataccattcaagtacgGTAGGTCCATGAGAGCGACATTCCTGGGACCCACAGATGACATGGAATTCCTCGCGGCTGCGATGACGTGGATGATGTTGCCGTTTTGCGTTTGACAGAAAAGCTTGCTCGCGGTTAACACTTTCCCAGCCGTTGTCACCGCGATGTGACGGTTACATCGGGCGAGGCGGTTAACAGACCGCCGGCCAAGCATTTTACATTTTCGGTGACCACCAATTTCGATTTTGCCACATGGCAATTTTTTGGCTAACCCGCTTTATTGCGTCGACGAGTCGACTAACATGACTAACATCGGGCGGCGGTCACGTGTTATGGGCAcagttttcaattcatttttttttaaattttgaatgaaaactcgattttgcgaaaattgaaaatatatttcatcCTGTAGCTACATGCAGAACGCAATGGTGGAGGCGAAACAAAATATTTGACCATGGAAATTCAGGCTGTAAATTCATGTGCCCAGTTGAATCACTAAGCGAAGGAGTTGCgcttcaattgtagttataggtatgcattcttAAAATATGCGTGACTCTGAAGGGGAGGAGAAAAGCCGACCGCATGCATAACCCAAGTTGTCTGGGTATATTGTTAGTCGTATTGTTATCGCCTGTTAACACGCGGGTTTattttcatgtgcagggaggaggtatcgAAGTGTACAGGGGGTGGTACAattgaagattgttgtgtagggttatggcggcatcggtaaattcaaaccctaacagataaagatagttttatgattccttcgtcaacccaatgtttgaaattgtaaatttttatatcttttttgtatcgcagaggtggttgtgagtgtgccctcAGGAGGCGTGAAGAGGAcaacgatttgggtggaggcttaggcggCTACGGTAATTTGaaacctaagacattcaataatttttattttttttcctatgTCATTTTGTGCTCTGTCTGTgtaaattaggcatcattttgcagcatggtcGTGTTAGGATACCAAGGTTTCCTGTTTGATTGTTGacggctgatttttgggattttgttgaaaaccatcagggtttgcattgtttgtttgcggtttggtgtgtgttagtatatatatatatatatatatatatatatatatatatatatatatatatatatatatatatgaagcaatacacacacacactcgcagagagacacacacacacacacaaacatgtccTCTACAATACAAAGGAAAACAAcagaataaaacatagataaaagaaactatggaaatattatgctctgtttccattattctcaggtgctcattagataaaaaaaagaaaacctatagtcccataaatcccccttcaacaatcAGCCAGAATAGACAGAGgctgcttcaacaaggagcccttcaacaataatgttttcgttcgcgcattagtcttactttttccacATTAGGCAAATAAAAAAGGTGCCATGTttgctatcatcaaacaaacaatagatcaactcctaaacaagagcaggtcacACACAATCAAGGAATGGTTGCATGAACCAGTCAACAACCTAATTTTGAGGAGtctgtttgcatcaaaaggcaaaccataacatgtaaacgaggtcaagaccaagtaaaagaagctcaatttgaaacaaaacattttacctcactttgtctttcatgtagctattaggtgcctgccacttgtatttgcatatatatatttattcttagacatgtatgttgatgcatgtcattggtacgatatgtcctttttggagccagaacatgtatgtcgattcatgtcattgttacaatctcattttgaagccagaatagacatgtctgacacaaattggaagcacctaatcacactcaaaaagtgcagaataaacatatatgcatatatatgtggaAGGCTATCTGTATTGTGGCTTGACAGTGGACGTATCATACCAACAACATGCATCGACATATATTTcaaagacatgcataccatgccaacttctcGTGGTGCTCTGccccatggtatgtgatgtggagttgttgtcgaGTTCTCGATTTCAGTCCTCGGCACCCACGCAAAATTATGTGGAAATGCAGGAGGATGGCAGTGGCATGCTTCGTGGTTACTGCCAgtttattgtgcataacatgcacattaaaagcttGTGAATGAAGGAATCGCATTTGGAGGGCATCCTAGCAGGAAGAAGAGGCCGCGGGATGCAAAAACTTGGTACTTTTGTCAGAGAAAACACTAGCACGAAACTCAAGTTACTCTCGCAATGGGATgcctctattgtggctgcaaaaaacaaaatggggggactaacaccccatgtttgtggcaagtttttaatcataggttttgcatttgatgtTTTCTTCTGTCTAACACAATGTTGTGAGTCtgtatgatttttctattttagaaCCAAAAGAGACACAACCTCTTGGACCAATGTTCATGTACAAGTTGTGATTTGATGCAATTAACAGTggtaaagccaaaggctaacacgCAATGCAATTTACCATAGGAgatggagttagtcaataacaaggcttgagaatagacaaatggtactgttgttgaaatgtggcgactgatcagcaaagtaatgtacactcagcacgtatcctcgccggggtccggggccgggccgggccctgggcaggggttcgggggcggcagcccccgagaaatttttttttgccgtttttgttgatgaaaaccgacattgtaataaaaccctaaaaaggccgactttgtttgttgccctaaaaacgcatgttataagtggctgggatgcttaaggcattgtaaggttgatgtactattttttgctggataataagaaagattggacggctgtgtatggtggatgtaacccattctgggtgaaccacgttaaatctctgtgttatctgtgtcctgttttatttctttatcttttgtatttaaatctgcatataattgttagttcatatttgcttcggatctcttgaaaccctaacaattggtatcagagcgaggttttctgtaaattggcaggactttcagatttgagtgcgagcaatggaggattccaaattcaaggtcgaaaagtttaacggccagaattatcagttatggaaaatgcagatggaggattacctgtatcaaaaggatttgtggcggccattggaaggaaaggcaaagaaaccgaccacaatatcagatgaagagtgggacattttagatagaaaggcactgggatccattcgattgtgccttgcagcgtctgtagcattcaatataacagaagcaaaaacgactgtagatttgatggcaacattggctaagttgtatgagaaaccctcggcttcgaataaggtatttcttatgaagcgtttgtttaatttgaaaatgagtgagggaggatctgtagcggagcacttaaatgaatttaatacaattaccaggaacaaggaggggcgagtaacaaggaggtccactattagtcattatatgttggattatctttataatgcttgattagtgcaaaattAAATGTGACTCTTTGTCTCTGTTGGTTGTGTGCAGCAACAGGCCAATCACAAAAGACaacatattaatggcaggttgcactacttttgtctcttcgTTATTGTTCTGAAAATGGAGGTCGTCAGttttgggatctggggaggcttaatatgcatagagccagAGAACGTCAACTACCATTTTTGGGGATTGCACGACGCAGTCGTCAACAGTGTGGAAGTGGAAAGCACAGTGCGGATGATAGGAAGAAATCGCCGTTAGagttgaaaaagagggagtctaatattgaataccaaatgGGCGTACGAAACAGTatgcaaaaaaaatgtgtcactgaTCGGGTCTGtatgaaatatggcaagaaaacacgtgatgagcttcctactaaagggaaggaagagataaaggaagcaatgcgagTGTACGACAGCAGTCCGGTTAGGGaggcgagaaggaagaaggttttagagttactgcaaagaaagaatattgcaatagaggtaattttttagtgatcgtatttttttgcagtttactaaattcctttaaacatgtgaAGAATGACTTATTGAGGTATCCTATCCTGGTGCCCAGATTTTAAGTGACACTGCAGGCCATGGCGAGGAGGTTCTATCATCGAAGGCTAATCGCGAAACAAACGTGCCAGTGAATGAGGTTGCATCTATTTCATTAGGGAAGCAAAAAAAGAGGAATGCTGCGAAAAAATCAAGGTGGGCTTCAGGTCATCAAACAAAAGAGGGTGCACCTGTTttgttggggaagcaaaaaaagaagaatgttgcgaAAAAAAGAAGGCAGACTTCACATCCTGAAAAAAATGTGCTAGCCAATGAGCCTGCATGTGATTCAtcgaggaagcaagaaaagaagaatgctGCAGAATAAACAAGTCTGACTTTAGATGACGAGACACGTTTGTCATGGAAGGTGACTGTCTATTGGCttgtccatatgtgtgttttcattgcatggtatgctttgcactacactgtgtagtatgttgactatttcgtccatgtcattgtaggctgaTGGGGTCCGTGGAGGGAGCATGGACTGTCCTGTGGTATTGGATGACACAGAATGCAGTGTGCAAAAAAAATTAAGTCGAAAACCTCGGGCGTTTGTTATGTATAAGTTTGTTTCGTCAAAGAAGCTGAAGGAGATgtcgaatgaaaaattgggtgcatgcaaTGCCGAGAAGATTGTGGAGCAGTCTCGTGACTTGGGCCAAATGATGGATGATACGAGCGAAGAACAGTCAATGCAGTTGCCTGATGACACCGTGTGTACTTGTAGTGTTCCcgaaaaaccaagtccaaaatctcgaatgtctgttaggaggaagaaggtgaaggagacgaTGATTGAAAAATCAAGTGCATGTAGTGGCGAGACGATTGCAGAGCACTCTCCTCAACTGGGGCAAAGGTTGGAGGATAGCTACAAAGATGAACAGGTAATGCAgtgccattgtgcatgacatgtagtgctatatcatgacatggtgtgttatactatacaGTAACTCTTTTTTAATGCAGTTGGTCGCGGTATTGGACGAGAAACTTTAGAAGTCTATTTCGAGGGAGAAACTGAAGGAGACggtgaatggaaatttgagtgcatgcagtggcgagaagattgcagaggagtccactcaattgggatagacattggaggataagagtAGAGATGAAAAGGTATTGTTCTCTTCTTTTGGATAACAGGCAGTGAGGGGTAGTGTTATATTggagcattttttatgatgttgtggtttgtgtccattatctgTGTTCCTATTTTTGCCTTAGTCGTGTAAAATTCATCGACCTTGGTCCAGTACTGTTCGTAGGcgtatgggtttaatgtgtacttacactcctgTACAATGTGTCACGTTTTGCAGCATAATCTGATAGAAACaagcattgagaaagagtctgggggaaatgatgatggatgtacaaatgtaGATAGTGACCACGATGGGGCCAACGGGCCGGGAGAGACAGCTACTCTGGTACTGTTGTACTGCATTGGCATGAATTCATTTGACTATGTTTGATCGAGATGTATAAAGAATATTATTTAAGCGACCATGTCCACTCGTTACTGATGCAGGCAAccgtggaagacaaagaagagtgcgcCAATGAAGATGCTCACGCTATTGCTAttggagttgaagtccacctactTCTGGATGGGGCAGTGGTTGGGGAAGGCGTTGTTGATGGCCTAgggaagggtgtaatgtgtcatactattccactCCCACAACATTGTGCTAAAGTTCGCATCATCAAATTCTTTGATGCAAATTCCCAACTACCTTTCCCAGGTCCTTTCTCTGATGTCTTGTCGGATTCCCTAAACTCATGGGCGGTGTGGCCCATTAAAGACCTGGTCTGTTCTCCACTCTTGGTAAGTTTcgaagatgacaagatcccttcctccgtcttctcattccatcctttaccttatttcaatggaatgaaataggcaaCACTCGTATGATGTTGTTTGTATGTGGCAGGATAAAGTTGGTGAAACTGTCCAACCACAAAAATAGGATGTTAAACGCGGCCCTGTGATCAAACGGGTAAGTCACAGGTTgcgatcacttggcatcacccctcctgAGTTCcataagaatgagaagaagcaTAAAGCATTTTATGGTGTCGTCAACTCCATTGTGCATTCGAGACAGCGAAGGCGATAATATTCTTTGATcatagttgttgttcctctttccaaaTATTTAGAGCGAGATACTGTGGTGGAATTTTAGTCTTCATAGACTTtattcagatgggatttggagatgttatattgacaTGGCTTTTACCTTAGCATAGTTTAAACCCTCTGAATTATTGTTTGTCTTAGATGAATTGTACATTATTACTCAACCTTTCCTGTTGTTTTAAGCACCTTTCCTGTTATTTTAAGCAAAATAACTGTAAAGGCTTGATTTCTTGGACTCTTTCATGGTGATCCTacaccatcaactaccctttaataacttcacaaacctttctttggtgcataacatttttaataatgatagtggatggtacaaTAAAGTCAATGATAGTCGTTTActgttcaagttttgttcaaggtctcttatatgttgcatatgcataggttttgttattgtGTACCAATTGGGTCCCTGCAACTCTTTTACATATACAGATGAAGcaaaatgtttgattgaaattgtgaaccatgtgctctttccactgTAGCTTATGATAGTtgaatataccattgttattgtttaTTTTTGAACACTaaatctgaaatgaattaacaacaaaaaaataaccaaaaaaaactattaaaatacaccagacttccgttatagtttcatggcatatgtgtaataagttggatgcaggatgaggagtgctgactgatggagttatcctcccaaaacatggattcccaattggcaggtaacctggcacccaagtgcccagtttagtgaacatgtcaactttaccGAACATGTTAACTTTTTGTATCGTGCATAATGGTATTCATTCCAAAAAATGCAACAGATAGCAGTTCCTTtcttgttggcataaactattgtttcctgcattttttaTGTTCTCTTGCCCACTTGTCTACAGatacttctttttggcattgtttgcagggatggcaatgggaagaccATGGACAAGAAAAAGAAAGGGTGTGGAAACATCTGTTCCGCAGAACGGAACGCCTGCTATGAATTCAAAGGTGAATGGGATGGCCGATGTTCTCACCTCCGTCGGTGGTTTAGGGAAGTCTGCAAGACAACCACCACCTCCCTTTGCATACTGGAATGATGGGATGGACACAATGAAGTTTGACGCCATGCAAGTAGAATTGCTAACGCAGAAGGTCAAAATTTCCCATActgaaaatgaaaggctgaaggggattgtttctgatcttgaatggagactcactgaagtgaaaaggagatgcactgaactcaataagaaatgcatggaactcaataacaaggtcatggacttggaTGATAAGAATACGAACCTTGAGTTGGAAGAGCGTGGTTTGCAGATGGCAAATGAGAGACAAGAGGTAGTTCGTGAGGCATGTGCTAAAAACAgcaaaatcataagtgaccagatgCAGGGAATGCTAGATGTTTGTGTGCAACGCGCTCAGTACTAGAAACAGAGGTACGCAGAGGTGTTTGCCTCTGTAaccgatgaagatgatgggaatgatgtgcctccccttactccgaccattgggggaaacaaaagtcatttaaatactcaacctctgcctCTATAACAGGCTTGCACTGTTATGAAAGTTTTCCTCTTCAATAAAACGTCAGCAGTGGTGCAGACTTTTTGTCATtagacatattctttcatttaggaagacactttgtatgcttcatgaatggttattttcaataaacttgattgaccgaagtttttctttctggttcttttcttcggGAACCCTTCTTGAACCAGTCCCTTGAACCAGTTGTAAAAATATATTGAGTGGCCTTGGcaccttgtcaaaaaaaataaaaaataaataatgtgattgacttcacttaaacatcaatggttaatgattggtttgttgtacactatttcatgctttctgaatggttcTATGTGGCTTCTATGATGAATGGACTTCTCTTAATAAGTTAATATGACTTCCCAATTAGTGTTCGCAAACCAAGGCGGGTGAATCTATACCTGAAACGTAACTTTAGGTTAAAAgcttttttatagcagatttaaaagaaccactaattgtatgatggcaatttttttttatagactgaaaaaatgcttatttataaatgatggataaactgaatcacaagcacataagatagACTTCTCAATGACTATTATTCttcgtaaatattaaatataaatcaatgagTATTAACTATTAAAGCTTTACGACACGAAAGGTCTGTAACTATTAATCTTCCTTGCAGTCTTTGCTTGTCTTCATCActttaaatatagatcaatgagtattaACTATTAAAGCTTTATGACACGAAAGGTCTGTAACTATTAATCTTGCTTGCAGTCTTTGCTTGTCTTTATCACTTTTTTCATATAGCCTCTTATATGTAGAGTGCTCCCTCAACAGAAACTCTATTTGATCTACATTCAGTTTAGCCACATCTAAGTTTAGTTTGCTAGTGATTCTACgatcagtctttccaacttgtGTCCAAAAGCTTATTCTCTATCAACCAGTGTGGGTGTGTATCTTGGCTTTaggatagatagcccattgtagaaggGACACGTCTATTCTGCCTCCAAAAACACACATTTTAGTCACGCATTTTGCAACTCGTTTTTGCAGttaacggttgtgattgactaacctgtcgcgtgttagtcatgcgttttacatcgtcgattttgcaataaatggctgtGATTGACAAACCTGTCGCTAACATGTtctacgaaaggtctgttttggaggcAAAATAGCTTCAGCCATTAGCGAAAAGTTACTCACTCGCAGCCGTTAATTGCAATATCGATGATGTAGAACACGCAACTAACATGCGTGTTCATCAATCCATACTATCATTTTCGAGCCAGCCATTACTAGACTCGCAACCATTAGTTTCGTGTGTTAGCTAAAGGTTATTCAATAAAAACCATAAATGTCGTGTGTTTGTGCACGGTTAGTCTTCGTGGCCGTAAGTTTTGCATGTTACTGACAAGTTAGTCAATCACAGTAGTAAATTTCGTGTGTTtctgacaggttagtcaatcgcagcagtAAATTTCGTGTGt
The nucleotide sequence above comes from Cryptomeria japonica chromosome 11, Sugi_1.0, whole genome shotgun sequence. Encoded proteins:
- the LOC131063126 gene encoding uncharacterized protein LOC131063126 codes for the protein MEEKLKSRTVLYSKFQWGFKRNDDICWLKTNHESRSMSDFVNRDSNSIFKRTKEHCLVGLKGMISADMQDHLMHPNIDVDIVISEEPPYGSTQKPDYVYNIIEHLVQGRRRIEIFGADHNLRHGWLTIGNALSSSNFNLESYVRNFVNLEGKVWERGDGPHLTGTTSAIEDLRPKSPSLRKRQDKNRLPKQEVHS